From one Lycium barbarum isolate Lr01 chromosome 6, ASM1917538v2, whole genome shotgun sequence genomic stretch:
- the LOC132599594 gene encoding dirigent protein 10-like — MATANSKPFQLKTIFTFLFILALTITSATSRRILDEEPTTPTVAPEAPDADEAPASGAAVGADVATPIGAGAATPVGVGAGIPATGGAGVTAHAGAATPVGAGTGIPASGATDVAAPATHAGAATPVGAGVATPIGAGAGIPASGAGAAAGAGAGHAGAAVAGGAAENDHIFSFFLHDILGGSNPSAVAVTGVATNPSLSGQVPFAKPNGAVLAVDNGVPVNSNNNGIISNNNIPFLTGLSGTTPTVIQNNGNNNIIGGGAGYPALNTAQLGSGVTFQKLMFGTMTVFDDELTEGPQLNSGLVGKAQGFYISSSEDGTSQTMAFTVMFHSGSYSDSLSFFGVHRIKVSESHLAIMGGTGKYVNAKGLATVKTFPAANQQTDGVETLLHVTVYLAY; from the coding sequence ATGGCAACCGCTAATTCCAAACCTTTTCAACTCAAAACCATCTTCACATTCCTTTTCATTCTAGCTCTCACAATCACCTCCGCCACCTCACGTAGAATCCTTGATGAGGAGCCCACCACTCCCACCGTTGCACCAGAAGCACCTGATGCTGACGAGGCCCCAGCTTCAGGGGCAGCTGTAGGTGCCGATGTTGCAACTCCTATTGGTGCGGGAGCTGCAACTCCTGTTGGTGTAGGTGCTGGTATTCCAGCAACTGGTGGTGCAGGTGTTACGGCACATGCAGGTGCTGCAACTCCTGTTGGTGCAGGTACTGGTATTCCAGCATCTGGTGCTACAGATGTTGCAGCACCTGCAACACATGCAGGTGCTGCAACTCCTGTTGGTGCAGGAGTTGCAACTCCTATTGGTGCAGGTGCTGGTATTCCAGCATCTGGTGCAGGAGCTGCAGCTGGTGCAGGTGCCGGCCATGCTGGTGCAGCTGTAGCAGGTGGAGCAGCTGAAAACGATCACATATTTTCATTCTTTTTGCATGATATTCTCGGAGGATCAAACCCTTCAGCTGTAGCTGTAACCGGTGTAGCAACCAACCCTTCACTGAGCGGCCAAGTTCCATTCGCAAAGCCAAATGGCGCGGTTCTAGCAGTGGACAACGGTGTCCCcgtcaacagcaacaacaacggAATCATCAGCAACAACAACATCCCTTTTCTCACAGGCCTTAGCGGAACCACTCCTACTGTAATTCAAAACAACGGAAACAACAATATCATCGGTGGAGGTGCCGGATACCCTGCCCTTAACACGGCTCAATTAGGATCAGGAGTCACTTTCCAAAAGCTCATGTTCGGTACAATGACAGTGTTCGACGATGAATTAACAGAAGGTCCTCAGCTTAACTCGGGCTTAGTTGGAAAAGCGCAAGGTTTTTACATATCTAGCTCAGAAGATGGCACTAGCCAAACTATGGCTTTTACAGTGATGTTTCATAGTGGAAGCTATAGTGATAGCCTTAGCTTCTTTGGGGTTCACAGGATTAAGGTATCTGAATCACATCTTGCTATTATGGGTGGCACTGGAAAGTATGTTAATGCTAAGGGACTTGCCACTGTTAAGACTTTTCCAGCTGCAAATCAACAAACAGATGGAGTGGAGACATTGTTGCATGTTACTGTGTATCTTGCTTATTAG